From the Clostridium acetobutylicum ATCC 824 genome, one window contains:
- a CDS encoding TetR/AcrR family transcriptional regulator has protein sequence MAKTTKGEESKIKLIECAAKLFLQKGYNGTGINDILSGTGLPKGSFYFHFASKKDLAISVSEYFEKKLLGWIKINSKDKKWDEFIISLVGEMIKGAEKGKHYGCPFAVLGLEIAFLDSDISKCYYKSIKELIDLFASIFEHSGVPKDNIYILANRAFAIYEGYLVYYRIGKDINTLKTMQEDLIKMYEDFKEVK, from the coding sequence ATGGCAAAGACAACCAAGGGAGAAGAATCAAAAATAAAACTAATAGAATGTGCTGCGAAATTATTTTTACAAAAAGGATATAATGGTACAGGTATTAATGATATTCTATCAGGGACAGGGTTGCCAAAGGGGTCATTTTACTTTCACTTTGCAAGTAAAAAAGATTTAGCCATTAGTGTTTCAGAGTATTTTGAAAAAAAACTTTTAGGATGGATAAAAATAAATTCAAAAGATAAGAAGTGGGATGAATTTATAATATCCTTAGTAGGAGAAATGATTAAGGGAGCAGAAAAAGGAAAACATTATGGTTGCCCTTTTGCAGTATTGGGATTAGAAATAGCTTTCTTGGATTCCGATATTTCAAAATGTTATTATAAATCTATAAAAGAATTAATAGATTTATTTGCTTCAATTTTTGAACACTCTGGAGTACCTAAAGATAATATATATATACTAGCAAATCGTGCTTTTGCAATATATGAAGGATATTTAGTGTACTATAGAATTGGTAAGGATATAAATACTCTAAAAACCATGCAAGAAGATCTTATAAAAATGTATGAGGATTTCAAGGAGGTGAAATAG